From the genome of Candidatus Chlamydia corallus, one region includes:
- a CDS encoding V-type ATP synthase subunit D, which yields MSVQVKLTKNSFRLEKQKLARLQTYLPTLKLKKALLQVEVQSAVQEAAEREKDYIEAYDRLYAFAELFSIPLWTDCVEKSFEIQSIDKDFENIAGVEVPVVWNIKLSRVSYSLLETPIWLDTLLSASKELVITRVRAEVSKERQKILEEELRAVSIRVNLFEKKLIPETTKILKKISVFLSDRSITDVGQVKMAKKKIEIRKIRGNECV from the coding sequence ATGTCTGTCCAAGTAAAGCTAACAAAGAACTCCTTTCGACTAGAAAAACAGAAACTAGCACGGTTACAAACGTATCTTCCAACATTAAAACTTAAGAAAGCTTTATTGCAGGTTGAGGTGCAAAGCGCCGTTCAAGAGGCTGCAGAGCGTGAAAAGGATTATATTGAGGCTTATGATCGCCTTTATGCTTTTGCGGAATTGTTCAGCATTCCCCTCTGGACGGATTGTGTGGAGAAGAGTTTTGAGATTCAGAGCATAGATAAAGACTTTGAAAACATAGCTGGTGTTGAGGTTCCTGTAGTCTGGAATATAAAACTATCTCGAGTTTCATACTCTCTTTTAGAGACGCCTATATGGTTAGACACGCTGCTCTCGGCATCAAAAGAACTGGTGATCACCAGAGTTAGGGCAGAAGTCTCGAAAGAACGTCAAAAGATCCTGGAAGAAGAATTACGAGCAGTTTCAATTCGAGTCAATTTATTTGAGAAGAAACTCATTCCTGAAACTACGAAAATACTCAAGAAGATTTCGGTTTTCTTAAGTGACCGTAGTATCACAGATGTAGGTCAAGTTAAAATGGCAAAAAAGAAAATAGAAATCCGGAAAATAAGGGGGAATGAGTGCGTTTAG
- a CDS encoding V-type ATP synthase subunit B: protein MQTIYTKITDIKGNLITVEAEGARLGELATIKRIDGRFSYSSVLRFDAKKVTLQVFGGTSGLSTGDHVTFLGRPMEVTFGNSLLGRRLNGIGKPIDNEGECFGEPIEIATPTFNPVCRIVPRSMVRTNIPMIDVFNCLVKSQKIPIFSSSGEHHNALLMRIAAQTDADIVVIGGMGLTFVDYSFFVEESKKLGFVDKCVMFIHKAVDAPVECVLVPDMALACAEKFAVEEKKNVLVLLTDMTAFADALKEISITMDQIPANRGYPGSLYSDLALRYEKAVEIANGGSITLITVTTMPGDDITHPVPDNTGYITEGQFYLRDNRIDPFGSLSRLKQLVIGKVTREDHGDLANALIRLYADSRKATERMAMGFKLSSWDKKLLLFSDLFETRLMSLEVNIPLEEALDIGWKILAQSFTSEEVGIKALLINKYWPKACLSK from the coding sequence ATGCAAACAATCTATACAAAAATAACTGATATCAAAGGTAATTTAATCACTGTAGAAGCAGAGGGAGCTCGTTTAGGAGAGCTTGCTACAATCAAAAGAATCGACGGGAGGTTTTCTTATTCCTCGGTATTGCGTTTTGATGCAAAAAAAGTAACTCTCCAGGTTTTTGGTGGCACATCAGGCTTATCTACAGGGGATCACGTCACATTCTTAGGGAGACCTATGGAGGTCACTTTTGGGAATTCGTTATTAGGAAGACGATTAAATGGTATAGGAAAGCCTATTGATAATGAAGGGGAATGTTTTGGAGAACCTATAGAGATTGCTACGCCAACATTTAACCCTGTTTGTCGTATTGTCCCTAGGAGTATGGTACGAACAAATATTCCTATGATTGACGTTTTCAACTGTTTAGTGAAATCTCAGAAGATCCCTATTTTTTCTTCTTCTGGGGAACACCATAATGCTTTGTTAATGCGTATTGCTGCACAGACAGATGCTGATATCGTTGTGATTGGTGGGATGGGACTTACATTCGTAGATTATAGCTTTTTTGTTGAAGAGTCTAAAAAGCTCGGATTCGTGGATAAATGTGTTATGTTTATTCATAAGGCTGTAGATGCTCCTGTAGAATGCGTTTTGGTTCCCGATATGGCCTTAGCTTGTGCAGAGAAATTTGCTGTAGAAGAGAAAAAGAATGTTTTAGTCTTACTCACAGACATGACGGCATTTGCTGATGCTCTTAAAGAAATTTCTATAACTATGGATCAAATCCCCGCGAATCGTGGGTACCCTGGTTCTTTATATTCTGACTTAGCTTTGCGCTATGAGAAAGCTGTAGAGATTGCAAATGGGGGCTCGATCACTTTAATTACTGTAACCACAATGCCTGGTGATGACATTACGCATCCTGTTCCTGATAATACAGGATATATTACAGAAGGGCAATTCTACTTAAGGGATAATCGCATAGATCCGTTTGGTTCTCTTTCACGATTAAAACAGCTGGTCATAGGCAAGGTCACTCGCGAGGATCACGGGGATCTTGCGAACGCTTTAATTCGCCTCTATGCTGATTCTCGTAAGGCTACAGAAAGAATGGCTATGGGTTTTAAGCTTTCTAGTTGGGATAAGAAGTTACTTCTGTTTTCCGATCTCTTTGAAACTCGTTTGATGAGTTTAGAGGTAAATATTCCTTTAGAAGAAGCTTTGGATATTGGTTGGAAAATTCTGGCTCAAAGTTTCACTTCTGAGGAAGTAGGAATTAAAGCTCTGTTAATAAATAAGTATTGGCCAAAAGCATGTCTGTCCAAGTAA
- a CDS encoding V-type ATP synthase subunit A, with translation MVTVSEQTAQGYVIEAYGNLLRVRFDGHVRQGEVAYVNVDDTWLKAEVIEIVDQEVKIQVFEDTQGACRGALVTFSGHLLEAELGPGLLQGIFDGLQNRLEVLAEDSSFLQRGKYVNAISDQHLWNYTPVASVGDTLRRGDLLGTVPEGRFTHKIMVPFSCFQEVTLTWIISEGTYNAQTVVAKARDALGKEYAFTMIQRWPIKQAFIEGEKIPAHKIMDVGLRILDTQIPVLKGGTFCTPGPFGAGKTVLQHHLSKYAAVDIVILCACGERAGEVVEILQEFPHLIDPHTGESLIHRTCIICNTSSMPVAARESSIYLGVTIAEYYRQMGLDILLLADSTSRWAQALREISGRLEEIPGEEAFPAYLSSRVAAFYERGGAIMTKDGSEGSLTICGAVSPAGGNFEEPVTQSTLAVVGAFCGLSKARADARRYPSIDPLISWSKYLNQVGQILGEKISGWGDAVKKAAHFLEKGSEIGKRMEVVGEEGVSMEDMETYLKAELYDFCYLQQNAFDPVDCYCPFERQVELFSLISRIFDAKFVFDGPDDARSFFLELQSKIKTLNGLKFLSDEYHENKEVIVRLLEKTMVQMA, from the coding sequence ATGGTAACAGTTTCAGAACAAACTGCTCAAGGATATGTTATAGAAGCTTATGGAAACTTGTTACGCGTACGCTTTGATGGACATGTTAGACAAGGTGAAGTTGCATATGTGAATGTAGATGATACCTGGTTAAAAGCAGAAGTTATCGAAATTGTTGATCAAGAAGTGAAAATTCAGGTATTCGAAGATACTCAAGGCGCTTGTCGAGGAGCTCTTGTTACTTTTTCAGGACATCTTTTAGAAGCTGAATTAGGCCCTGGCTTGCTTCAGGGAATTTTTGATGGACTTCAAAATCGCCTAGAGGTGCTTGCTGAAGATAGTTCTTTCTTACAGAGAGGCAAGTATGTCAATGCAATTTCTGATCAACATTTATGGAATTATACTCCAGTAGCTTCTGTCGGGGATACTTTAAGACGCGGAGATCTTTTAGGAACAGTACCCGAAGGCCGATTTACTCATAAGATCATGGTTCCTTTTTCTTGTTTTCAAGAAGTTACCCTGACTTGGATAATTTCTGAAGGAACATATAATGCTCAAACTGTGGTTGCAAAAGCTCGAGATGCTTTGGGTAAAGAATATGCCTTTACTATGATACAAAGATGGCCAATCAAACAAGCCTTTATTGAAGGAGAGAAGATTCCTGCTCATAAGATTATGGACGTGGGTTTACGGATCTTGGATACGCAAATTCCAGTATTGAAGGGGGGGACTTTCTGTACCCCAGGACCTTTTGGTGCAGGGAAAACAGTCTTACAACATCATCTTTCTAAGTATGCTGCTGTGGATATTGTTATTTTGTGTGCGTGCGGAGAGCGTGCAGGTGAGGTTGTTGAAATATTGCAAGAATTTCCTCATCTTATAGATCCCCACACAGGAGAGTCTTTAATCCATAGAACATGTATCATTTGTAACACATCATCTATGCCTGTGGCTGCGCGAGAGTCCTCTATCTATTTAGGAGTAACGATTGCAGAATACTATCGTCAGATGGGATTGGATATTTTGCTTTTGGCTGACTCTACATCCCGCTGGGCACAGGCACTTAGAGAGATTTCGGGACGTCTTGAGGAGATCCCAGGAGAAGAAGCCTTTCCCGCGTACCTATCTTCTAGAGTAGCTGCTTTTTATGAGCGCGGAGGAGCTATCATGACGAAAGATGGTTCTGAAGGGTCTTTAACTATATGTGGTGCGGTCTCTCCAGCAGGAGGGAACTTTGAAGAACCAGTAACTCAATCTACATTAGCTGTAGTTGGGGCATTCTGTGGTCTTTCAAAAGCACGAGCTGATGCACGTAGATATCCTTCAATAGATCCCTTGATTTCTTGGTCGAAATATTTGAATCAGGTAGGACAAATTTTAGGGGAAAAGATTTCAGGCTGGGGTGATGCTGTGAAAAAAGCAGCACATTTTCTAGAGAAAGGCTCAGAAATTGGCAAACGCATGGAAGTTGTGGGTGAAGAGGGGGTTTCTATGGAAGATATGGAAACCTACTTAAAGGCCGAGCTATATGATTTTTGTTATCTTCAGCAAAATGCCTTCGATCCTGTGGACTGTTATTGTCCTTTTGAGAGGCAGGTAGAGTTATTCTCGTTAATCAGTCGTATTTTTGATGCTAAATTTGTTTTTGATGGGCCTGATGATGCAAGAAGTTTTTTCCTTGAGCTGCAAAGCAAGATCAAGACATTAAATGGTCTCAAATTTCTTTCAGACGAATACCACGAGAATAAAGAGGTCATAGTTAGGCTGTTGGAAAAAACAATGGTACAAATGGCGTAA
- a CDS encoding DUF2764 family protein translates to MTQYYFLSSFLPTQLPESVPLFSISDLDDLLYLNLSEKDLCNYALLKRFFDFENFAFFWASKPIPFSFGEVTQENVGWMLSSQQWSDDSDFEDFFKDFLMNHKTSEDRLNHFSDLLREFLSYHQASSSRFLQDYFTFQQQLRVVLAGFRARVLDMDVSYVLRDEDSSDPVVLKVLMQKDSPNYELPEEFSDLKVVLDDYGLLPQTLNRALSLYQFHKLEGFCCDSYFDENVVLAKCATYMFAIRNSLASIEKGREIINRIEKAIKW, encoded by the coding sequence ATGACTCAATATTATTTTTTATCTTCATTTTTACCTACGCAGTTACCAGAATCCGTGCCTCTATTTTCTATTTCGGACTTGGACGATCTACTTTATTTAAACTTATCAGAAAAAGATCTTTGTAATTACGCTCTTCTTAAGCGTTTTTTTGATTTTGAAAATTTTGCCTTCTTCTGGGCTAGCAAACCTATTCCATTCTCTTTTGGGGAGGTAACTCAGGAGAATGTAGGATGGATGCTTTCCTCTCAGCAATGGTCTGATGACAGCGATTTTGAAGATTTCTTTAAGGATTTTCTGATGAATCATAAAACTTCCGAAGATCGTTTGAATCACTTTTCAGATCTATTGAGGGAGTTTCTTTCCTATCATCAAGCGAGTTCTTCAAGATTTCTTCAAGATTATTTCACATTCCAACAACAACTTCGTGTTGTACTTGCGGGATTTCGCGCAAGAGTTTTGGATATGGATGTTTCCTATGTCCTACGGGATGAAGATAGTTCGGATCCCGTTGTGCTCAAGGTGCTTATGCAAAAAGATTCTCCTAATTATGAGCTTCCTGAAGAGTTTTCTGATTTAAAAGTGGTCTTGGATGACTATGGCCTCTTGCCTCAGACACTGAATCGTGCGCTTTCCCTATATCAATTTCATAAACTTGAGGGATTTTGTTGTGACTCATATTTCGATGAAAATGTAGTTTTGGCAAAATGTGCTACGTATATGTTTGCTATTCGTAACAGTTTAGCAAGTATTGAAAAGGGAAGAGAAATTATTAATCGGATAGAAAAGGCAATCAAATGGTAA
- a CDS encoding V-type ATP synthase subunit E: MANLNADDKLKQICDALRLDTLKPAEDEAAALLQNAKEQAKRIIQEAQEESKKILETAEEKAHQKIKQGEVALNQAGKRALEALKQAVENKIFRESLVDWLEHVTTDPEVTTKLIQALVQALENQGVSGSLTAYVGKHVSPRAVNGLLGKAVTAKLCKKGVVVGSFVGGVQLKVEEKNWVLDLSSSALVEIFTRYLQKDFREMIFQGS; this comes from the coding sequence ATGGCGAATCTTAATGCTGATGATAAGCTTAAGCAAATCTGTGATGCTTTGCGTTTAGACACTTTAAAACCTGCAGAAGACGAAGCCGCAGCGTTATTACAAAATGCTAAAGAACAAGCAAAAAGAATTATTCAAGAAGCTCAAGAAGAATCTAAGAAAATCCTAGAGACGGCGGAAGAGAAAGCACATCAAAAGATAAAACAGGGCGAAGTTGCTTTAAATCAAGCAGGAAAGCGCGCTTTGGAGGCACTAAAACAGGCTGTAGAAAATAAAATCTTTAGAGAGTCTTTAGTAGACTGGCTAGAGCATGTAACGACGGATCCTGAAGTTACTACAAAGTTAATTCAAGCTTTAGTGCAGGCTTTAGAAAATCAAGGGGTTTCAGGAAGTTTGACCGCCTATGTAGGCAAACATGTGAGTCCTAGAGCTGTTAATGGGCTCTTAGGAAAAGCTGTAACAGCAAAACTATGTAAAAAAGGTGTGGTTGTTGGAAGCTTTGTTGGTGGTGTTCAATTAAAAGTCGAGGAAAAGAACTGGGTTCTTGATCTTAGCTCCTCAGCTCTTGTCGAGATTTTCACTCGTTATTTGCAAAAAGATTTTCGTGAAATGATTTTTCAGGGATCTTGA